The following is a genomic window from Fulvia fulva chromosome 9, complete sequence.
TGAACCTGCCCCACCATCACATCTGACTTCGATCTCATCCTGCTCAAGTACCTGCGGATTTCCTTCTGAAGCCTCATCCATATCCTTGGCTCAACCTTGATGGTCCATACTTCCCTCACCATGCATCCTCTTGATCTAGTTGAACTCGACTCCCTCGAAATCCTCGTCATAATCGACAACGAACTCGACCCAATCTCCCCATGTCCCAACCCCTCAGTCGTCCAAACCGGCAGCCTGAGGGATATTGCCATAGCCAGCGAGCCACCATCTTCACCTCGCGCCGAGGCGATTCGTGAGTTTCGCATGGACTCTATCTGTTGTAGCGCGCATGGGCTCTCTCTCATGATCACGGGGACCAAAGGAGATACCATGCGCACCATCCTCTTCGATACAGGTCCAGAGGAAGCCGCGTTTGAGCGGAATGCAAAGCGTCTCAAGGCGGATCTGGCTAAGATTGAGATGATTCGGCTCTCGCACTGGCATAGGGCTCATTCGGGTGGAATGTTGCAGGTCCTGCGTATGATCGATGAGGCGAGGGCGGGGCATCAGTCGCAGCTGCCTCCTGTCAGTGTTGATCTCCATCCGGATCGACCGATGTATAGTGGGATCAAAGTTCCAGATGTGCCGCCGTTCTCGATGGAAGCGGATCCGACATTCGAGGAGATCGAGCAAGTCGGTGGTAAGGTCGTCAAGAGTGACCAGCCACATACTGTGCTCGATGATATGTTCCTGGTGTCTGGAGAGATCCCGCGGGTGACTGAGTATGAGAGAGGCCTGAAGTTCGGGACTCGTCTGCGGAGCCTGGAAAAGGGTTGGGAGGATGACTCGCTGATGAAGGATGAGCGTTTGCTGATGTGCAAGGTCAAAGGTATCTGTTCCACCACTCTTTAGGCTTGTGTCCCTAATGCAAGACCAGAAAAGGGTATTGTCATGTTCACTGGATGCTCGCACGCAGGCGTCGTAAACGCATCAAGACATGCGGCGGAGCTGGGCCAAGGAACGCCCCTCTGGGCTGTTATGGGCGGGTACCACCTTGCAGATGGTGAGCCAGAGCTTGTCCAGAAGACAGTGTCCGACCTCAAAGCTCTGGACGTGCAAGTCATGCTGGCAGGGCATTGTACCGGGTGGCGTGCCAAGTTCGAGATCCAGAATCAGATGCCCGGACGCCAGTGCCATCTTTCGTAGGGTCCAAGTTCGTGCTGTGACGGAAGGCCGAGCAGGTAAAGTAATATCACGAGAGCATGAAGTCCTTGAGGATCCCAAAGTTTCCAATAACATCAAAACACGTCCACACCCCCTTCGAATTCCAACCTCAATCACTATCAGTCTCCCATTCATCATCACCGTCATCATCCGATGCCGTATGGGTAGATAGGAATCTGCCGACGAAGCCATCGTCTCCAGTGAAGGCTATAGTCTCGGTCGGCTGAGGCTCACCCCAGAGATATGGAGGATAGTAGTTGCTCCTATCCACATAGGAGACAGTGAGCTCGATGCCAATCTTCTTCGTGGCATTCGCCGCTTTCCTGATGATACCCTTTGTGGTCTCGCTGAAGGACCGCCCCACTCCGATTGGTAAAGTATCATAGTAAGCCACCTTGAGCCGTGTGAGTGATTCAGGTATGGAGCAAGAAGGCGCGCGCATGAATGGCACAAGTGCCAGCGGCGAACCTGGTAGCGAGTGGCTCCCAATCTCTCGTCGAAACGGGGTCATTGCTCTGAAAGTGAGGGATTTCAGGTTTGGTGGCGAGCGCGTGGTCATCAAAGCTCGCTCAAAGTCGGGACACTGGCCCAAAAGGGTGACTTCTTCGAGAGCCGCAAAGTCGGCGAAGCCGGCATCGATGGGGCTTTTCTTGATGGTGACCCACCTGGCCAGCTGTAAGTGCTGGTAGTAGGTTTCTGTCGTGACGTAGGTGAGGACGCGCAAAGAGTGTTTCTGTTGCTTCAGTGCAGCGACTGTAGTCTGCGGGTCCATCTGGAAGAGATGGTTCGAAGCTGCATCAATGTCATCGCCAAAATGCTGGATGTTGTGGCAGTTCTCCCCGAGACTCAGCTCCTCCAGCGCTGTTTGCAGGGATAGTATGCCATGGAGTCCACCATGCGTGATGTTGCACTCTTCGAGCTCGAGATGCTTCAATGGCGTCTTCTCCTTCTGGTGTACGTCCTCTAGAATGTTGTCAAGAATATTGACGCATGACATCCTCAGATGTGTCAGACTCGGGTGTAACAACAAGGCGATGCTTCTGCTGTCTATGGTCCAGTATGGCGAGTCGGCACCGTTCATGTGTAATGTGAACTTCTTCAACTTCTGCAGTGGTCGCGTGTGCACTGTCGGTGAGATACTCGCCACAGCCCATTCGAAAGGTTCGAACAGTTCATCGGTCATGGCCTGCCACTCTTCCTCATCTTCGAAGTCAGTGCTGTTGCACTCTGGGCTCTCGAACATAAGCTCCCTCAAGCCTGAGGCTCCTTTCAGTAGTGCGCCCACTGCAGCGTGATTTTGTGGATAAGTGTCGTCGCAGGGAATGTCGAGAAAGCGGATCGCGGCAGCTCGTTCTGGACGAGATGAGACGGCGGTGATGATCTGATCGACGTCACAGCCTGTCCTCAGTTGTATTCTGCGATATAGAAGAGGCTCTGCGAGATGTTGAATTCTGCGGCATGTCCTTGATAGACGTCTGACTGCCTTTATGCTGTCAATTTGGTCGATGATGTGTGCTATGAGCTCGTTGGGCAAATCCATCAATCTGAACTGGAAAGGAGTGTTCATGGCGGCCATCTTTCCAATGGCTTTGGTGATGAGCAGCCTGAGTGTCATGTCGATGTCGAAGTTCAGGTTGCTCTGAAGGTGATGCCTGCTGGTGTGAGGAGTTGCTTCACAAAGAGGTGGGAGGGAAGCTTCGACTTGTGCTGCAGAAGGTGCAAGGCACTCTTGGAGCTTTCTTCCAACGACAAACTCACCTTGTCTCGTAATACAAGCATGCCGTACACCATGTTCCTCAAGAGGATCTTGCTGGGTGAGGAAGAATCAGTCGCAGACGGCAGATGTCGTTGAGCACAACATTTTCGTCCACGAAACCGACGAGCATCGACTTGTCATCTGATGGTCAGCTCAATCGAGGCTTCTTTTACATCGACCAATGGACCAGAGGCAATCTATCATGGCAATGTTCCAGTCGGTACTGCAGCACGATGAGCCGGGCTGCCGGAGTATGTCGTTGGCAGTACTGCAGTAGATGAGACACGTAAGGGGGTCCGTGGCTCTACGACTACGCGTCGACGTCATCATCCGACGGCATTACAACCATGGCGGATATGAGAGCTGCGATGGACGTCTTTCATCATTGGCTTGAGGTTACATATCCCGCTGAGAAGGATGCCTTGCGAGCTGGTGGGTTCAAGCCGTTGCTTGGGAAGAAGGTCGTTGAGAGGTACTTGCCGAAGATCGAGGCGAGTGAAGTTGTAGATGAGGAAGCGAAGACGTTTGCGAAGCTATATGCTGGGCTGGGAGCGAGGAAGAAGTTGGGTAATGTCCTTGTTGATGATACGAAGCCCACAGAGGCGGACTGGGAGAAGAGGAGGTATACTGTTCTTGATGGGTTGGTAGGGGAGGGTAAAGAGGCAGGGCAGGATCAGTGGAAGCTTAGTGAGTTGTGGGAGGATGACAGGGAGGCTTCTGGGGAGCATTTGAGGTTGATTGCGTGGGCTTGGAGTCCGGTGCCTGAGAAGAAGTTGCCGTGAAGCAATGCGAACGAAGGCATATCTGCTCGACTGGCATTGAGGAGGTTATCGCTGTGACAGACTGGACATTGCGAGACCTGTCGGCATACTGTGTGCTGGTACAGCGGCTGGTGAGAGAATAACGACAATCGACCACCGAAAGCCGCCGTCGCCCATTTTACTGTCCACGACTGTCGGCGCAGGCAGTCCGCTGAGGCAAACGCAGAAGAGGGGCAACGTCACGACCCACTCACTCGTAACACTGGAGGACTTGTAAACACTCGGCGGCTACGACATGGATCCTGGCTGGAACGGAGCACGGGCTATTCACCAAGTTCGTTGCCGCCGAGCGCGTCGTCTACTTTCGTCAACAACACCGTCACTTGAACCCCCGGGGGTTCTATAAAGCGATGTATAGAGTATAACGATCCACTTGCAGTAATCTAGAGAACCCGACTGCAAATGTCAGTCGTTACAATGATCCGACTAGTATTGAACTTTATGGGCTTTAGGTCGGTTCAATGATCTTGCACGCAGTCCCTCTCCCAATCTGTGACTTGACGCATTCTCGAAAACATGTAATCAGATTACGGCACAGTGATCGATCTTTTCTTCGCTATTCCACGACACCGATTCGGAGGTGACAGTTCAATACAACGCCGGACGTATCCACATCGCCATCTCCGAAGATAATCTCAGAAAACCCGACATCATCAGAGATCAGTACCTGCGCTTCCTTGAAGTCGCAAATGGCGAGGAGTCAGTCGAACGGGCTGACCGTTGACGACTTCTACGATTGGATATTGGCAGGCTGTGGTCCCGTGTTTTTTCAGCTCTCACACGACAACCCAGTCTTCTCTTCGAATCCGACTTTGGATGATTACGGTACTGTACTTCTACGCCATGACTTAGCGCTTCGTGTTAAACGCATCCAGAGGAGAATCAATTTACTCTCTTGCCTGCGACAGCCAGACGGTCCGGCTAAACGATCCTTCTCGGGCGTCCACTACCTCGACTAATACCTGGTGACCAGCAGGGCCTATTTAGAATCGTTGATTATATACATTCTGGTATGAAGTTCCTATAATGCCTCTTTACACATACGCAGCTGTCTCGGCTCGTGATCTGCGGCAACTTGGTCAGGCATCTCGAAGCCTAGTTTA
Proteins encoded in this region:
- a CDS encoding 7,8-dihydropterin-6-methyl-4-(beta-D-ribofuranosyl)-aminobenzene-5'-phosphate synthase; this encodes MVHTSLTMHPLDLVELDSLEILVIIDNELDPISPCPNPSVVQTGSLRDIAIASEPPSSPRAEAIREFRMDSICCSAHGLSLMITGTKGDTMRTILFDTGPEEAAFERNAKRLKADLAKIEMIRLSHWHRAHSGGMLQVLRMIDEARAGHQSQLPPVSVDLHPDRPMYSGIKVPDVPPFSMEADPTFEEIEQVGGKVVKSDQPHTVLDDMFLVSGEIPRVTEYERGLKFGTRLRSLEKGWEDDSLMKDERLLMCKVKEKGIVMFTGCSHAGVVNASRHAAELGQGTPLWAVMGGYHLADGEPELVQKTVSDLKALDVQVMLAGHCTGWRAKFEIQNQMPGRQCHLS